In one window of Arthrobacter pascens DNA:
- a CDS encoding phytoene desaturase family protein — MPDVAVVGSGPNGLAAAAVMARAGLSVEVYEAAAIMGGGTRTVELMQPGHIHDICSAVHPMALASPFFRAFELERRVELVVPELSFGSPLDGGRAALAYRSLDRSAAALGRDGDAYRKLMLPLVRRIDGVMDLTQNQLLRFPADPVAAVLFGLRTLEQGSPLWNVRFREDLVPSLITGVAAHAVSHLPSLAAAGAGLMLSALGHARGWPIPVGGSASIAAALAEDIKEHGGVIHTGTPVESLGELGRPRATLLDVAPRGLLGIAGTELPDGYRRSLEAFRYGNGSCKVDFILSAPVPWANRELAQAGTVHVCGTRAEVAKAENEVRAGRHPERPYVLVAQPSPFDGGRAPAGRQILWAYCHVPAGSTVDMGEAVTAQLERFAPGFRDVVVQARVTTAAELAEYNRNYVGGDFSAGIMDVPGLLRRPVVSPVPWRTPLRGVYICSSSTPPGPGVTGMPGYHAAKHALKDIFGLPVPGLGL, encoded by the coding sequence GTGCCTGACGTCGCCGTGGTCGGCTCCGGACCCAACGGACTGGCGGCCGCTGCGGTTATGGCCCGCGCAGGCCTCTCCGTCGAGGTGTACGAAGCGGCAGCGATCATGGGCGGCGGGACCCGCACTGTGGAGCTGATGCAGCCCGGGCACATCCATGACATCTGCTCTGCGGTCCATCCGATGGCGTTGGCATCACCCTTCTTCCGCGCATTCGAGTTGGAGCGGCGGGTGGAGCTGGTTGTACCGGAGCTTTCCTTCGGCTCACCCCTGGACGGCGGCAGGGCGGCTCTTGCCTACCGCTCCCTGGACCGCAGTGCCGCTGCCCTGGGGCGCGACGGGGATGCCTACCGGAAACTGATGCTTCCGCTGGTCCGCCGCATCGACGGCGTCATGGACCTCACGCAGAACCAGCTGTTGCGGTTCCCGGCGGACCCGGTTGCAGCGGTCCTCTTCGGGTTGCGGACCCTCGAACAGGGCTCGCCGTTATGGAATGTGAGATTCCGGGAGGACCTGGTTCCATCGCTGATCACGGGCGTGGCGGCCCATGCAGTCTCGCATCTTCCCTCCCTGGCAGCTGCCGGGGCAGGGCTAATGCTGAGCGCACTGGGACACGCCCGGGGCTGGCCGATTCCAGTTGGCGGATCAGCTTCCATTGCCGCCGCATTGGCCGAGGACATCAAGGAGCACGGCGGCGTGATCCACACAGGGACTCCAGTGGAAAGCCTGGGGGAACTGGGCAGGCCGCGGGCAACACTGCTGGACGTCGCGCCACGGGGATTACTTGGCATTGCAGGCACGGAACTACCGGACGGCTACCGGCGGTCCCTCGAAGCCTTCCGCTACGGAAACGGCTCATGCAAGGTGGACTTCATCCTCTCCGCACCGGTCCCGTGGGCCAACCGGGAGCTGGCACAGGCCGGCACCGTGCATGTCTGCGGTACCCGCGCCGAAGTGGCGAAAGCAGAAAACGAGGTAAGGGCGGGACGGCACCCGGAGCGGCCTTATGTCCTTGTGGCACAGCCATCGCCTTTCGACGGCGGCCGGGCGCCGGCAGGCCGCCAAATCCTGTGGGCGTACTGCCATGTTCCTGCCGGATCCACGGTGGACATGGGCGAGGCAGTCACGGCTCAATTGGAACGTTTTGCCCCCGGGTTCCGGGACGTGGTGGTGCAGGCCCGCGTCACTACCGCCGCGGAACTGGCCGAGTACAACCGCAACTATGTCGGCGGCGACTTCAGCGCCGGAATCATGGATGTACCCGGCCTGCTCCGGAGGCCGGTAGTTTCACCCGTGCCATGGCGGACGCCATTGCGCGGGGTCTACATTTGTTCATCTTCCACGCCACCGGGACCAGGCGTGACGGGCATGCCTGGTTATCATGCAGCGAAGCATGCCCTCAAGGACATATTCGGTCTGCCGGTCCCGGGACTTGGCCTTTAG
- a CDS encoding glycosyltransferase family 87 protein: MQETKQPAHRRRARLVVPSRSDLLLRNFTELIGGPMGARSAPGIVSPGVFTVERVLIILTVLAALAGILVKGYCRVNGWESPSQFYATCYSDFPELFRNRGLGTGTFPFLSQGSLFEYPVLMGLIAGVTALMVPGEGVSDARVLGYFDVNATLIAAAWIVTVLATARMSHRRPWDAAMVALAPGIVLAGTINWDMWAVALLALGMYFFSRERLVLAGVLIGLGTATKLYPVLIFGAILLLALRTGRIRALLVTAGAAAVSWLAVNVPVAVLNPSGWKYFYQFTEDRPAGYSSIWFAYNLVADRLSWKTLGPDTVNSLALNIFVLACVGIAVVALTASRRPRLAQLAFLIVAAFVLTNKVYSPQFVIWLIPLLALARPRWRDFLIWQGIEGLHWAAIWMYLGQVTSGGPSQHNIDMPYYVLAVVAHMLATAYLMFRVAWDIYDPAYDPVRRHDLDDPHGGPFDGAADKLRLSLRRPLESLLPWRAGSRA, translated from the coding sequence ATGCAGGAGACAAAACAGCCGGCGCACCGACGACGCGCCCGCCTGGTCGTTCCGAGCCGCAGCGATCTGCTGCTGAGGAACTTCACCGAACTGATCGGCGGGCCGATGGGTGCACGGTCGGCCCCCGGGATTGTCTCGCCCGGCGTGTTCACTGTGGAGCGGGTGCTGATCATCCTGACTGTCCTGGCCGCCCTGGCCGGCATACTCGTCAAAGGCTACTGCCGCGTCAACGGGTGGGAGTCACCCAGCCAGTTTTACGCCACCTGCTACTCGGACTTTCCCGAGCTGTTCCGCAACAGGGGCCTGGGAACGGGGACCTTCCCGTTCCTCAGCCAGGGAAGCCTGTTTGAGTACCCGGTCCTCATGGGGCTGATTGCCGGCGTTACCGCTCTGATGGTTCCAGGAGAGGGCGTCAGCGACGCCCGCGTCCTGGGATATTTCGACGTCAATGCCACGCTCATTGCCGCAGCCTGGATTGTCACTGTGCTCGCGACTGCAAGGATGTCGCACCGACGGCCCTGGGATGCGGCAATGGTGGCACTGGCCCCGGGAATCGTCCTTGCCGGGACGATCAACTGGGACATGTGGGCCGTTGCCCTGCTGGCCTTGGGAATGTACTTCTTTTCGCGTGAGCGGCTGGTACTTGCAGGCGTCCTGATCGGGCTCGGCACAGCCACGAAGCTCTACCCGGTGCTGATATTCGGTGCCATCCTGCTGCTTGCCCTGCGTACAGGACGGATCCGGGCCTTGCTGGTTACCGCCGGGGCCGCCGCCGTTTCCTGGCTGGCCGTCAATGTGCCCGTTGCGGTCCTGAACCCTTCCGGCTGGAAGTACTTCTACCAATTCACCGAGGACAGGCCCGCCGGATACAGTTCCATCTGGTTCGCCTACAACCTGGTGGCAGACAGGCTCAGTTGGAAAACTCTGGGCCCGGACACGGTCAATTCGCTGGCCCTGAACATTTTTGTGCTGGCGTGCGTGGGGATTGCCGTCGTGGCCCTGACAGCTTCGAGGCGTCCCCGCCTTGCGCAGCTCGCATTCCTGATCGTCGCGGCATTCGTCCTGACCAACAAGGTGTACTCACCCCAGTTCGTGATCTGGCTGATTCCCCTCCTGGCGCTGGCCCGGCCCCGGTGGCGTGATTTCCTCATCTGGCAGGGCATTGAGGGCCTGCACTGGGCTGCCATCTGGATGTACCTGGGCCAGGTGACCAGCGGCGGCCCTTCACAGCACAATATAGATATGCCCTACTACGTCCTCGCCGTGGTGGCACATATGCTTGCAACTGCATATCTAATGTTCAGGGTGGCGTGGGACATCTACGATCCCGCTTACGACCCCGTCCGCCGCCATGACCTGGACGACCCCCATGGCGGCCCCTTCGACGGCGCGGCGGACAAGCTGCGGCTCAGTCTCCGCCGTCCGCTGGAATCCCTACTGCCGTGGAGGGCGGGGAGCCGTGCCTGA
- a CDS encoding CCA tRNA nucleotidyltransferase: MAHAHHKTDTHTVDFQVDPVVLELGQRFVDAGHELSLVGGPVRDLFLGRTSPDLDFTTDATPDQTVALIKKWADNYWEIGRAFGTIGMRKSGYQIEITTYRAEAYDPESRKPEVAFGSSLTDDLLRRDFTINAMALRLPSLELIDPFGGVRDLHASVLATPGAPETSFSDDPLRMMRAARFASQLGISVHDDVRLAMSEMAERITIISAERVRDELVKLICGAHPRVGVDLLVDTGLAEFVLPEVSALRLESDEHHRHKDVYQHSLQVLEQAAGLETDSDGVVPAPDFVLRFAALMHDVGKPATRRFEPGGAVSFRHHDMVGSKLTAKRMKSLRFDNDTIKAVARLVELHMRFYGYGEAGWSDSAVRRYVTDAGPLLERLHLLTRSDVTTRNQRKAERLAFAYDDLEARIAALREQESLDSVRPDLDGAQIMAILGLKPGPVVGRAYKFLLDERMENGPLTPDDAKSRLLSWWAEQPESQPPVTEAAMPPAGVEFSPKEESK; this comes from the coding sequence ATGGCGCACGCACATCACAAGACTGACACCCACACCGTTGACTTCCAGGTGGACCCGGTGGTCCTGGAGCTCGGGCAGCGCTTTGTCGACGCCGGCCACGAACTGTCCCTGGTGGGCGGCCCGGTGCGCGATCTCTTCCTCGGGCGGACGTCCCCCGACCTGGACTTCACCACGGATGCCACACCGGACCAGACGGTTGCCCTGATCAAGAAATGGGCGGACAACTACTGGGAAATCGGCCGCGCCTTCGGAACCATCGGCATGAGGAAGTCGGGCTATCAGATCGAGATCACCACCTATCGCGCCGAAGCCTACGACCCCGAGTCCCGCAAGCCGGAGGTGGCCTTCGGCTCATCACTCACCGATGACCTGCTGCGCCGAGACTTCACCATCAACGCCATGGCACTGCGGCTGCCCAGCCTGGAACTCATCGACCCCTTTGGCGGGGTCCGCGACCTCCACGCCTCCGTGCTGGCCACCCCCGGCGCCCCGGAAACCTCCTTTTCCGACGATCCCCTGCGGATGATGCGGGCGGCACGGTTTGCGTCCCAGCTGGGAATTAGCGTGCACGACGACGTCCGACTGGCCATGAGCGAAATGGCCGAACGGATCACCATCATCTCGGCCGAACGCGTCCGTGACGAGCTGGTCAAATTGATTTGCGGGGCCCACCCCCGCGTGGGCGTGGATCTGCTGGTGGACACGGGCCTGGCCGAGTTTGTGCTGCCCGAGGTGTCCGCGCTGCGGCTCGAATCCGATGAGCACCACCGCCACAAGGATGTGTACCAGCACTCCCTGCAGGTACTCGAGCAGGCGGCAGGGCTGGAAACAGATTCCGACGGCGTTGTGCCGGCTCCGGATTTTGTCCTGCGGTTCGCGGCCCTCATGCACGACGTCGGCAAGCCCGCCACGCGCCGTTTTGAACCGGGCGGCGCCGTCAGCTTCCGCCACCACGACATGGTCGGTTCCAAGCTCACGGCGAAGCGGATGAAAAGCCTCCGCTTCGACAACGACACGATCAAGGCCGTGGCCCGCCTGGTGGAGCTGCACATGCGCTTCTACGGCTACGGGGAGGCCGGCTGGAGCGACTCGGCCGTCCGCCGTTATGTCACCGATGCGGGCCCCCTCCTGGAACGGCTGCACCTGCTGACGCGCTCGGACGTCACCACCCGTAACCAGCGGAAGGCGGAACGGCTCGCCTTTGCCTACGATGACCTTGAAGCCCGGATCGCGGCACTGCGGGAGCAGGAGTCCCTGGACTCGGTCCGTCCGGATCTTGACGGTGCCCAGATCATGGCCATCCTGGGCCTCAAACCGGGACCCGTGGTGGGCCGCGCCTACAAATTCCTGCTCGATGAACGGATGGAGAACGGGCCGCTGACGCCGGATGACGCCAAGTCCAGGCTGCTCAGCTGGTGGGCTGAGCAGCCCGAATCCCAGCCTCCGGTTACGGAGGCAGCGATGCCCCCTGCCGGCGTCGAATTTTCCCCCAAGGAGGAGTCCAAGTGA
- a CDS encoding penicillin-binding transpeptidase domain-containing protein, producing MGNSKNLSLAVIGLILGAGLVACDDGRGGAENAAKQFASAVSALDVGSVAFDGRDPAVAKQQVQDVFKALDPDKPAVEVGDVTLDGDNATAPLNYTWKIGAGEWKYTVSAKFKKSGDKWLTVWDPTILVPGLADNEILSKGTQAPQRADILGAGDAKLVTYRPVVNVGIDKPQLGTQDAAAAATKLAQLVGVDPAAYAQQVQAAGAEAFVSAITLRDEGRTISDQQIAAIPGARGIPDSVPLAPSRTFARAVLGSVGEATAEQIDASGGALSAGDVTGIGGLQQQYDAQLRGTPAVVIRAQRADLTREEIQGAATDPRRVVFQVAPTPGTPLKTTLDPNLQALAESTLANVGPASAIVALRPSSGAVLAAASGPGSNGYNTAMLGQYAPGSTFKMVDSLALLRDGLTPDSKVECTPTLTVDGRTFKNSEGYPTSSLGSVTLRDAFAHSCNTAFISQRDNVSQGQLEAAAMAMGVAVEVPSLGAAAFLGSVPGAAEGTEHAASMIGQGKILLSPLAAAIMAGSVAKGSPVSPQLVLNPGAGAAAGTTAGPTADATPPSPSPSSTVTAEAPSKASDKPITAAEAAALSDMMRAVVTSGHAGFLASVPGPPVGAKTGTAEFGNDNPPKTHAWIVAVHGDLAVAVFVEDGGLGATTSGPLLKQFLTAAG from the coding sequence GTGGGGAACTCAAAAAATCTGTCACTTGCCGTCATCGGACTCATTCTCGGCGCCGGGCTGGTCGCCTGCGACGATGGCCGCGGGGGTGCAGAAAATGCTGCCAAGCAGTTTGCGTCAGCGGTTTCCGCGCTCGACGTCGGATCCGTCGCCTTTGATGGCAGGGACCCGGCCGTCGCCAAGCAGCAGGTCCAGGACGTGTTCAAAGCCCTCGACCCGGACAAACCGGCAGTAGAGGTGGGCGACGTTACCCTGGATGGCGACAACGCCACTGCTCCGCTGAACTACACCTGGAAAATCGGTGCCGGCGAGTGGAAGTACACGGTCTCCGCCAAGTTCAAGAAATCAGGCGACAAATGGCTGACGGTCTGGGACCCCACCATCCTGGTGCCCGGCCTTGCTGACAACGAAATCCTCAGCAAGGGCACTCAAGCACCACAGCGCGCCGATATCCTGGGCGCCGGTGACGCAAAACTGGTCACGTACCGGCCCGTAGTCAATGTCGGCATCGACAAGCCCCAGCTGGGGACCCAGGACGCGGCCGCGGCAGCGACCAAGCTGGCCCAACTTGTGGGAGTGGACCCCGCAGCTTACGCACAACAGGTGCAGGCCGCCGGCGCTGAAGCCTTCGTTTCCGCCATCACTTTGCGGGATGAGGGAAGGACCATCAGCGACCAGCAGATCGCCGCCATTCCAGGGGCCCGCGGAATTCCTGACAGCGTGCCGCTCGCGCCCAGCCGCACCTTCGCCCGTGCCGTTCTCGGTTCGGTCGGGGAGGCCACTGCGGAACAGATCGATGCCTCCGGGGGGGCCCTGAGCGCCGGGGATGTAACAGGTATCGGAGGGCTCCAGCAGCAGTACGACGCCCAACTTCGTGGCACCCCCGCTGTTGTCATCCGTGCCCAGCGGGCAGACCTCACCCGCGAAGAGATCCAAGGAGCCGCCACCGATCCCCGCAGGGTGGTCTTCCAGGTGGCGCCGACCCCGGGCACGCCGCTGAAAACCACTTTGGATCCGAACCTTCAGGCACTCGCGGAGAGCACGTTGGCCAACGTGGGCCCGGCGTCCGCCATTGTGGCCCTCCGGCCGTCCAGCGGAGCGGTACTGGCGGCGGCATCTGGCCCCGGAAGCAACGGCTACAACACTGCCATGCTCGGTCAGTACGCGCCGGGATCCACCTTCAAAATGGTGGATTCACTCGCCTTGCTGCGCGACGGGCTAACCCCCGATTCGAAAGTGGAATGCACGCCCACGCTCACCGTTGACGGCCGGACGTTCAAGAATTCGGAGGGTTATCCCACCTCTTCATTGGGCTCCGTGACGCTCCGTGATGCCTTCGCGCACTCCTGCAACACCGCGTTTATTTCGCAGCGGGACAACGTCAGCCAAGGCCAACTCGAGGCCGCCGCAATGGCCATGGGAGTGGCTGTGGAAGTGCCCTCACTGGGTGCCGCCGCTTTCCTGGGATCGGTACCCGGCGCCGCAGAAGGCACCGAACACGCAGCTTCGATGATCGGGCAAGGCAAAATACTCCTCTCGCCGCTTGCGGCGGCCATCATGGCCGGTTCCGTGGCCAAGGGCTCGCCCGTTTCACCGCAATTGGTCCTGAATCCCGGCGCCGGTGCCGCTGCAGGGACGACCGCCGGGCCTACCGCAGACGCCACCCCGCCGTCGCCGTCGCCGTCGTCGACTGTTACGGCGGAGGCGCCGTCTAAGGCTTCAGACAAGCCGATCACCGCTGCGGAGGCGGCAGCCTTGTCAGACATGATGCGGGCCGTCGTAACGTCGGGCCATGCAGGCTTCCTGGCCAGCGTCCCTGGTCCGCCGGTGGGGGCTAAGACGGGGACGGCGGAATTCGGCAACGACAACCCGCCTAAGACACATGCCTGGATCGTGGCCGTACATGGTGACCTGGCCGTTGCTGTCTTCGTGGAGGATGGCGGCCTTGGCGCCACGACGTCCGGTCCGCTGCTCAAACAGTTCCTCACAGCCGCGGGCTGA
- a CDS encoding NUDIX hydrolase, whose protein sequence is MPSAIGAHVAPAPHSAPASLPTVEEISAGGVVVDTSDAELRVAIIARLNRGGRLEWCLPKGHPEGNENNEQAAVREIAEETGIDGRILAPLGSIDYWFTVSGHRVHKTVHHYLLRATGGELTIENDPDQEAVDVAWVPIQELARKLSFPNERRIADLAREVLPEHL, encoded by the coding sequence TTGCCGTCGGCAATCGGTGCCCACGTCGCGCCTGCCCCGCATTCGGCCCCGGCCTCGCTCCCTACGGTCGAGGAAATCTCCGCCGGCGGCGTTGTGGTGGACACGTCCGACGCCGAACTGAGGGTTGCGATTATTGCCCGCCTTAATAGGGGTGGACGGCTCGAATGGTGCCTTCCCAAGGGCCATCCGGAAGGCAACGAGAACAACGAACAGGCTGCCGTCCGCGAGATCGCCGAGGAAACCGGCATTGACGGGCGCATTCTTGCTCCGCTTGGCAGCATCGACTATTGGTTTACGGTCAGCGGCCACCGTGTCCATAAGACTGTGCACCACTACCTCCTGCGGGCCACCGGAGGGGAGCTCACCATCGAAAACGATCCTGACCAGGAGGCTGTTGACGTGGCCTGGGTTCCGATCCAGGAGCTGGCGCGCAAGCTCTCGTTTCCCAATGAGCGGCGTATCGCAGACCTGGCCAGGGAAGTCCTGCCGGAGCACCTTTGA
- a CDS encoding histidine phosphatase family protein produces MIAPRPQLWILRHGETEWSKSGQYTGLTDLPLTVEGEQQAVEARKVLDSVDFDLVLTSPLRRARRTAELAGFPDAQHEPLAVEWNYGDYEGISSDLIRKDNPDYLIWTHGVPNGETLDEVAARADKIVARVLESGLDNVLIVAHGHFSRILTARWLELPAGEGRHFILGTAKVCTLGWDKKTPAIVRWGL; encoded by the coding sequence ATGATTGCGCCACGTCCCCAGCTCTGGATACTGCGCCATGGTGAGACCGAATGGTCCAAGAGCGGACAATACACAGGCCTCACGGACCTGCCCCTGACCGTAGAGGGCGAGCAGCAGGCAGTCGAGGCACGGAAGGTCCTGGATTCCGTCGACTTCGATCTGGTCCTGACATCTCCCCTGCGTCGCGCCCGGCGAACGGCAGAACTGGCAGGCTTCCCCGACGCGCAGCACGAGCCGCTCGCCGTGGAATGGAACTACGGCGACTACGAAGGCATCAGCTCGGACCTGATCCGCAAGGACAACCCGGACTACCTGATCTGGACGCACGGCGTGCCAAATGGCGAAACGCTGGATGAGGTGGCTGCCCGCGCGGACAAGATTGTGGCCCGGGTACTCGAATCAGGGCTGGACAACGTACTCATTGTGGCCCACGGCCACTTCTCCAGGATTCTCACGGCGCGTTGGCTCGAACTCCCGGCAGGCGAAGGCCGGCACTTCATCCTGGGAACGGCAAAGGTGTGCACCCTTGGCTGGGATAAAAAGACTCCCGCGATTGTCCGCTGGGGACTATAA
- the murJ gene encoding murein biosynthesis integral membrane protein MurJ has translation MSATNFPSDKAGAAGETGPAAAQPVPAQPVPAQPSESRSSAIMAAGTLVSRFLGFGKTWMLGAALGLSSTVNDTFINANNLPNLIFLLVAGGVFNAVLVPQIIKASKAPDRGADYISRLLTLAVLLLLGLTALVTLAAPLIIDLTTQGYSPPQKGLAIAFAFWCLPQIFFYGLYALLTQVLNANGAFGPAMWAPILNNLVAIAGLGMFIWIFGANIDNAHTLDNWGPSQTLFVAGFSTIGVVAQTTILLIPVFGLKLRLRPRFGWRGVGLGQAAKLSVWTLLTAAVGQLAFLYVMRIATIPGAERLRLKNAGDPAANFLPGNAVLEVASQLYLLPHSIIALSLATVLFNRMTRASQDGNKAELREALSHGLRTMAVATVFGALALFALAGPLGMFFSGGDKQDGVMLAQTLTILALSTPFMSANFMMSRVFYANEDARTPFYIQLLLAVVYVAGAFAIQFLPVGQVIYAIAILYMVGNILSVVISAYFLRRLLGHLDGPRIANSYIRMGYAALGSAIAGAGALWLMGSYSPDGFAWSDRLAALVTLIVVGPIMLVVYVFLLKIFHVAELRDLLRPLLGRLGRGPAGSPDAAGGTPSSSNAEGNDSGPQHPMPARATVSVDTGLIPRISGEFDAASFRAGPAPERLAPPARATATGTSREGDATDVRYLPGEDVPGTARGSLMRDEIPLPGRRTFQGKAGHNPYFRSRRPRKK, from the coding sequence ATGTCAGCTACCAATTTCCCTTCCGACAAAGCGGGTGCGGCCGGTGAAACCGGGCCTGCTGCCGCCCAGCCGGTTCCAGCCCAGCCGGTCCCTGCGCAGCCGAGTGAATCCCGCTCGAGTGCCATCATGGCGGCGGGCACTCTGGTTTCGCGGTTCCTGGGCTTCGGCAAGACATGGATGCTTGGTGCTGCGCTGGGGCTGAGTTCCACGGTCAACGACACGTTCATCAACGCCAACAACCTGCCCAACCTGATCTTCCTGCTGGTGGCCGGCGGCGTGTTCAATGCGGTGCTGGTGCCGCAGATCATCAAAGCCAGCAAGGCGCCGGACAGGGGAGCGGACTACATCAGCCGCCTTCTGACCCTTGCCGTCCTGCTGCTTCTGGGCCTCACCGCCTTGGTCACCCTTGCCGCGCCTCTGATTATCGACCTGACCACGCAGGGATACTCGCCTCCGCAGAAGGGCCTGGCCATCGCGTTCGCGTTCTGGTGCCTGCCGCAGATCTTCTTCTACGGCCTTTACGCCCTTCTGACGCAGGTACTCAACGCCAATGGTGCCTTTGGCCCGGCCATGTGGGCTCCCATCCTCAACAACCTCGTGGCCATCGCCGGCCTCGGCATGTTCATCTGGATCTTCGGTGCCAACATCGATAACGCGCACACATTGGACAACTGGGGTCCGTCGCAAACGCTGTTCGTCGCGGGTTTCTCCACCATCGGGGTGGTGGCTCAGACGACCATCCTGCTGATTCCGGTATTCGGCCTGAAACTGAGGCTCCGGCCCCGGTTCGGGTGGCGCGGGGTGGGACTGGGCCAGGCAGCAAAACTGAGCGTCTGGACACTGCTGACCGCCGCCGTCGGGCAGCTGGCGTTCCTCTACGTCATGCGCATCGCCACCATCCCGGGAGCCGAACGCCTGCGACTGAAGAATGCCGGCGATCCCGCAGCCAATTTCCTGCCCGGCAACGCGGTGCTTGAAGTGGCAAGCCAGCTCTATCTGCTGCCGCATTCCATCATTGCCTTGTCCCTCGCGACAGTCCTTTTCAACCGGATGACCCGTGCCTCGCAGGACGGCAACAAGGCCGAGCTCCGTGAGGCCCTGTCCCACGGCCTCCGGACCATGGCCGTGGCCACGGTGTTTGGTGCGCTTGCCCTGTTCGCGCTGGCCGGGCCGCTGGGCATGTTCTTCTCCGGCGGCGACAAGCAGGACGGCGTCATGCTGGCGCAGACGCTGACCATCCTGGCTCTCAGCACGCCGTTCATGAGTGCCAACTTCATGATGTCGCGGGTCTTTTATGCCAATGAGGACGCCCGCACGCCGTTTTACATCCAGCTCCTGCTGGCCGTCGTCTACGTCGCCGGTGCGTTCGCCATCCAGTTCCTGCCGGTGGGCCAAGTCATCTACGCCATCGCCATCCTCTATATGGTGGGCAACATCCTTTCGGTAGTCATCAGCGCATACTTCCTACGCCGGCTTCTGGGGCACCTGGACGGCCCCCGGATTGCCAATTCGTATATCCGGATGGGATACGCCGCGCTCGGCTCCGCGATAGCAGGCGCCGGGGCACTGTGGCTCATGGGCAGCTACAGCCCCGACGGCTTTGCGTGGAGCGACCGGCTCGCTGCCCTGGTGACCCTCATCGTGGTCGGGCCCATCATGCTGGTGGTCTATGTCTTCCTGCTCAAGATCTTCCATGTAGCCGAACTCCGTGACCTACTCCGGCCCCTGCTGGGACGCCTCGGCCGCGGCCCAGCCGGATCGCCGGACGCCGCCGGGGGAACGCCGTCGTCGTCGAACGCGGAAGGAAATGACTCGGGACCCCAACATCCGATGCCTGCCCGGGCCACCGTCTCGGTGGACACCGGCCTGATTCCACGGATCTCGGGTGAGTTCGACGCAGCTTCCTTCCGAGCGGGACCGGCGCCGGAACGCCTGGCACCGCCGGCACGTGCTACAGCGACGGGAACGTCCCGGGAAGGCGACGCCACGGACGTTCGCTACCTGCCTGGCGAGGACGTTCCGGGCACGGCGCGGGGGAGCCTTATGCGGGACGAGATCCCCTTGCCTGGCCGCCGCACGTTCCAGGGGAAGGCAGGCCACAACCCCTACTTCAGGTCCCGGCGGCCGCGGAAAAAGTGA